From one Pseudomonas sp. B21-048 genomic stretch:
- a CDS encoding carboxymuconolactone decarboxylase family protein, with amino-acid sequence MQPRIDFYTASPDGLKAMIALETAVSKLPLEKSLIELVKLRASQINGCAFCLDMHTADARKDGETERRLYTLSAWRETPFFTPRERAALAWTESLTQLSLTHAPDEDYALLSAEFSPKEMVDLTVAISTINSWNRLAVGFRKMPQE; translated from the coding sequence ATGCAACCTCGTATCGATTTCTACACCGCCTCCCCGGACGGCCTGAAAGCCATGATCGCCCTGGAAACCGCTGTCTCGAAACTGCCACTGGAAAAGTCGTTGATCGAACTGGTCAAGCTGCGCGCTTCACAGATCAACGGCTGCGCCTTCTGCCTTGACATGCACACCGCCGATGCCCGCAAGGATGGCGAAACCGAGCGTCGGCTGTACACCTTGTCGGCATGGCGTGAAACACCCTTCTTCACCCCTCGTGAACGCGCAGCCCTGGCCTGGACCGAGTCCCTGACCCAGCTGAGCCTGACCCACGCCCCGGACGAAGACTATGCGCTGCTCAGCGCCGAGTTCAGCCCCAAGGAAATGGTCGACCTGACCGTGGCGATTTCCACCATCAACAGCTGGAACCGCCTGGCCGTGGGTTTTCGCAAGATGCCTCAGGAGTAA
- the ycaC gene encoding isochorismate family cysteine hydrolase YcaC, with protein MTTSYKRLDKDNAAVLLVDHQAGLLSLVRDIDPDRFKNNVLALADLAKYFKLPTILTTSFETGPNGPLMPELKALFPDAPYVARPGQINAWDNEDFVKAIKATGKKQLIIAGVVTEVCVAFPALSALAEGFEVFVVTDASGTFNELTRQSAWDRMSSSGAQLMTWFGLACELHRDWRNDVEGLATLFSNHIPDYRNLMTSYNTLTNSK; from the coding sequence ATGACTACTTCCTACAAACGTCTCGACAAAGATAACGCCGCGGTTCTGCTGGTCGATCACCAAGCGGGTCTGCTTTCTCTGGTGCGCGATATCGATCCGGACCGTTTCAAGAACAACGTGCTGGCCCTGGCCGACCTGGCCAAGTACTTCAAGCTGCCAACAATTCTGACCACTAGTTTTGAAACTGGCCCCAATGGGCCTCTGATGCCGGAACTCAAAGCGTTGTTCCCGGACGCGCCGTACGTCGCTCGCCCTGGCCAGATCAACGCCTGGGACAACGAAGACTTCGTCAAGGCGATCAAGGCCACCGGCAAGAAACAACTGATCATCGCGGGTGTAGTGACTGAAGTTTGCGTGGCGTTCCCGGCGCTGTCGGCCCTGGCCGAAGGCTTTGAGGTGTTCGTGGTGACCGACGCTTCCGGCACGTTCAACGAGCTGACCCGTCAATCGGCGTGGGATCGCATGTCGTCCTCCGGTGCCCAGCTGATGACCTGGTTCGGCCTGGCCTGTGAACTGCATCGCGACTGGCGCAATGACGTGGAAGGTTTGGCTACCCTGTTCTCCAACCACATCCCGGACTACCGCAACCTGATGACCAGCTACAACACCCTTACCAATAGCAAGTAA
- a CDS encoding mechanosensitive ion channel domain-containing protein → MLSLLTDHPLLSALILILIDLGLWRLVTANGSNWKLAVRLVIFSLFSVLLFNEGLNPMEPAPWADNVPLHLAAIGLQIGWWLYAARTLTVLLGTVMMQRVGHTGRLLQDLLGAVIFLIAIIAALAYVLELPVKGVLATSGALAIIVGLALQSTLSDVFSGIVLNTTKPYQLDDWISIDGTEGRVIDIDWRATRLQTAQGSMAVIPNSLAAKAKIINFSRPSDIFGVSVSLQLSPHARPQTVIDALERAMQGCRYLLNKPAPCVALKGSSATGVEYEISGFVVSMDQKRMVRNLLFDLAFRHLQASGVSLLSNVEPNVPANLSRPRALLDASNIFSTLRQEEKETFSQNMTLQTFRPGEMILPAGEVSDHLFIIESGVVSVELSRAGVKFETGRMGPGEVIGEGGILSDTAMPADFIAKTVCSLYRIEKEYLQPCLDARHDVGEAMKALLDFRLNKAQTLIQEAPKVVAKKGFLQWLRKRNG, encoded by the coding sequence ATGCTGTCACTGCTCACCGATCACCCGTTGCTCAGCGCGCTGATCCTGATCCTGATCGATCTGGGATTATGGCGTTTGGTCACGGCCAACGGCAGCAACTGGAAACTGGCGGTGCGGCTGGTGATTTTCTCATTGTTCAGCGTGCTGCTGTTCAACGAAGGCTTGAACCCCATGGAGCCGGCGCCCTGGGCCGACAACGTGCCGTTGCACCTGGCGGCAATCGGTTTGCAAATTGGCTGGTGGCTATACGCCGCGCGCACCCTGACGGTGTTGCTCGGCACGGTGATGATGCAACGGGTCGGGCACACCGGGCGTTTGCTGCAGGATCTGCTTGGCGCGGTGATTTTCCTGATCGCGATCATCGCCGCCCTGGCGTACGTCCTCGAATTGCCCGTCAAAGGCGTGTTGGCAACGTCTGGCGCACTGGCAATTATCGTCGGCCTGGCCTTGCAAAGTACCCTCAGCGACGTGTTTTCCGGGATTGTCCTCAATACCACCAAACCCTATCAACTCGATGACTGGATCTCCATCGACGGCACCGAAGGCCGGGTCATCGACATCGACTGGCGCGCGACGCGCCTGCAAACGGCCCAGGGCAGTATGGCGGTGATTCCCAACTCCCTGGCAGCCAAGGCCAAGATCATCAACTTCAGCCGGCCCAGTGACATTTTCGGCGTCTCCGTCAGCTTGCAACTGAGCCCGCACGCACGTCCGCAAACGGTGATCGACGCGCTGGAACGGGCGATGCAAGGGTGCCGCTATCTGTTGAATAAACCAGCGCCGTGCGTAGCGTTGAAAGGCTCCAGCGCCACGGGCGTGGAATATGAAATCAGTGGTTTCGTCGTCTCGATGGACCAGAAACGTATGGTCCGCAATCTGCTGTTCGACCTGGCGTTCCGGCACTTGCAGGCCAGCGGTGTCAGCCTGTTGTCGAACGTCGAACCGAATGTACCTGCCAACCTGTCGCGGCCACGGGCATTGCTGGACGCCTCGAACATTTTCTCGACCCTGCGTCAGGAAGAGAAAGAAACCTTCAGTCAGAACATGACACTGCAAACCTTCCGCCCCGGTGAAATGATCCTGCCGGCGGGGGAGGTCAGCGATCATTTGTTCATCATCGAATCCGGCGTCGTGTCGGTGGAACTGAGCCGCGCCGGGGTCAAGTTCGAAACCGGGCGCATGGGGCCGGGCGAGGTGATCGGCGAGGGCGGGATTTTGTCCGATACGGCGATGCCGGCAGACTTTATCGCCAAGACGGTCTGCAGCTTGTACCGGATCGAGAAGGAATACCTCCAACCGTGCCTGGATGCGCGGCATGACGTCGGCGAAGCGATGAAGGCGTTGCTGGATTTTCGCTTGAACAAGGCTCAGACGCTGATTCAGGAAGCACCCAAGGTGGTGGCGAAGAAAGGGTTTTTGCAGTGGTTGCGCAAGCGTAACGGCTGA
- a CDS encoding MFS transporter: MTNLNTEASFVPGRLEQMSTRIAFFIAGFGIAAWAPLVPYAKARAGLDEGTLGLLLLCLGVGSILAMPMAGMLAARFGCRRMLSGGTLLICAALPLLATVSSIPALIVALFMFGAGLGTVDSTVNLQAVIVERASGKTMMSGFHGLFSLGGIVGAAGVSALLGLGASPLGATLVVIVLLIVALLKAAPHLLPYGSESSGPAFAVPHGIVLFIGGMCFIVFLSEGAALDWSAVFLAQERGIDTAYAGLGYAAFALTMTVGRLTGDAIVRRLGATRVIVFGGSTAAAGLALATFAPSWEAALVGYALLGTGCSNIVPVLYTAVGKQTVMPQSIAVPAITTLGYAGILAGPAVIGFIAHGSSLSFAFGLMAVLLVAVAIGGKVLKV; the protein is encoded by the coding sequence ATGACCAACCTCAACACCGAAGCCTCATTCGTCCCCGGACGTCTGGAACAGATGTCCACACGCATCGCCTTTTTCATCGCCGGGTTCGGCATCGCGGCCTGGGCGCCGCTGGTGCCGTACGCCAAGGCGCGGGCCGGGCTGGATGAAGGCACCCTCGGGCTGTTGCTGTTGTGCCTGGGGGTGGGCTCGATTCTGGCGATGCCGATGGCCGGGATGCTGGCTGCGCGTTTCGGTTGCCGACGCATGTTGAGCGGCGGGACTTTGTTGATCTGTGCGGCTCTGCCTCTGTTGGCGACGGTGTCGTCGATTCCAGCGCTGATCGTCGCATTATTCATGTTCGGCGCGGGCCTGGGCACGGTGGATTCGACGGTGAACCTGCAAGCGGTGATCGTCGAGCGGGCCAGCGGCAAGACCATGATGTCGGGTTTCCATGGGTTGTTCAGCCTGGGCGGAATTGTCGGCGCGGCAGGTGTCAGCGCCCTGCTCGGCCTGGGCGCTTCACCGCTGGGTGCGACGCTGGTGGTGATTGTGTTGCTGATCGTGGCGTTGCTTAAAGCGGCGCCGCACCTGTTGCCCTATGGCAGTGAAAGCTCCGGCCCGGCGTTTGCCGTGCCCCATGGCATCGTGCTGTTTATCGGCGGAATGTGTTTCATCGTGTTCCTCTCCGAAGGCGCAGCACTCGACTGGAGCGCGGTGTTCCTGGCGCAGGAGCGTGGGATCGACACAGCGTATGCAGGGTTGGGTTATGCGGCGTTTGCGCTGACCATGACCGTCGGGCGTTTGACCGGCGATGCCATTGTCCGGCGTCTCGGTGCGACACGAGTGATTGTATTCGGTGGATCGACGGCTGCGGCGGGCTTGGCACTGGCGACATTTGCACCGAGCTGGGAAGCGGCACTGGTGGGGTATGCGCTGCTGGGCACTGGCTGCTCGAACATTGTCCCGGTGCTCTATACCGCCGTGGGCAAACAGACCGTTATGCCGCAAAGCATTGCCGTGCCGGCCATTACCACTCTGGGTTATGCAGGGATTCTCGCCGGGCCTGCGGTGATCGGCTTTATCGCCCATGGCAGCAGCTTGAGTTTTGCCTTTGGGTTGATGGCGGTGCTGCTGGTGGCGGTGGCGATTGGCGGGAAGGTGTTGAAAGTTTAA
- a CDS encoding pirin family protein, translating into MKNIIGIYTSPRTHWVGDGFPVRTLFSYDNLGKHISPFLLLDHAGPAEFTPSTERRGVGQHPHRGFETVTIVYKGEVEHRDSTGSGGKIGPGDVQWMTAASGILHEEFHSEGFAKSGGTLEMVQLWVNLPAMDKMAEPGYQTILDGDIPNIPLKNNAGSLRLIAGEFDGHKGPARTFTPIDVWDVRLNAGKLLTLDLHEGRNTALVVLRGTIQVNQKERVGEGQLALFERNGDQLSLEASNDAVVLLLSGEPIDEPIVGHGPFVMNTEQEIHQAFADFQSGQFGRMSD; encoded by the coding sequence ATGAAAAACATCATCGGTATCTACACCAGCCCACGAACCCATTGGGTCGGCGACGGTTTTCCGGTTCGCACGCTGTTTTCCTACGACAACCTGGGCAAACACATCAGCCCGTTTCTGCTGCTGGATCACGCCGGCCCTGCCGAATTCACCCCCTCCACCGAACGTCGTGGCGTTGGTCAGCATCCGCATCGTGGTTTCGAAACCGTGACTATCGTTTACAAGGGCGAAGTGGAACACCGCGACTCCACCGGCAGCGGCGGCAAGATCGGTCCCGGCGACGTGCAATGGATGACCGCAGCCTCGGGGATTCTTCATGAAGAGTTCCACTCCGAAGGTTTCGCCAAGAGCGGCGGCACCCTGGAAATGGTGCAGCTGTGGGTCAACCTGCCGGCCATGGACAAGATGGCCGAGCCCGGTTACCAGACGATTCTCGACGGTGACATCCCGAACATCCCGCTGAAAAACAATGCCGGCAGCCTGCGCTTGATCGCCGGTGAGTTCGACGGCCACAAAGGCCCGGCGCGGACTTTCACGCCGATTGATGTATGGGACGTCCGCTTGAACGCTGGCAAGTTGCTGACCCTGGATTTGCATGAAGGGCGCAACACCGCATTGGTGGTGCTGCGTGGCACGATTCAGGTCAACCAGAAGGAACGAGTAGGTGAAGGGCAATTGGCGTTGTTCGAGCGCAATGGTGATCAGCTCAGTCTGGAAGCCAGCAACGACGCTGTAGTGCTGCTGCTCAGCGGCGAGCCGATCGACGAGCCCATCGTCGGCCACGGTCCGTTCGTGATGAACACCGAGCAAGAGATTCATCAGGCTTTTGCCGACTTCCAGTCGGGCCAGTTCGGCCGGATGAGTGATTGA
- a CDS encoding LysR substrate-binding domain-containing protein gives MEDLNTLYYFTQVVEHRGFTPAGRALDMPKSKLSRRIAELEERLGVRLLHRTSRHCSLTEIGQAYYQRCLAMRVEAESAAELIERNRSEPQGLVRISCPTALLNTWVGPMLTRYMLKYPLVELFIESTNRRVDLIHEGFDIALRVRFPPLENTDMVMKVLGNSTQCLVGIPAFLQRLSSPATPADLSGLPSVHWGGAQREYQWELFGADGASALIRHAPRMVTDDLLALRHAVLAGIGIAHLPNVVVRDDIAAGRLVELVPGWTPKCGIVHAIFPSRRGLLPSVRALIDFLGEEFSHSDIA, from the coding sequence ATGGAAGACCTCAACACCCTGTACTACTTCACTCAGGTGGTGGAACACCGCGGTTTCACCCCGGCGGGGCGCGCGCTGGACATGCCCAAATCCAAGCTCAGCCGGCGCATCGCCGAGCTCGAAGAACGCCTCGGCGTGCGCCTGCTGCACCGCACCAGCCGGCATTGCTCGTTGACGGAAATCGGCCAGGCGTATTACCAGCGTTGCCTGGCCATGCGGGTGGAAGCCGAAAGCGCCGCCGAACTGATCGAACGCAACCGCTCCGAACCCCAGGGCCTGGTGCGCATCAGTTGCCCGACCGCGTTGCTGAACACCTGGGTCGGGCCGATGCTGACCCGCTACATGCTCAAATACCCGTTGGTGGAGTTGTTCATCGAAAGCACCAACCGCCGAGTCGACCTGATTCACGAAGGGTTCGATATCGCTCTGCGAGTGCGCTTTCCACCATTGGAAAATACCGACATGGTGATGAAAGTGCTGGGCAACAGTACTCAGTGCCTGGTGGGCATTCCGGCGTTTTTGCAACGCTTGTCGTCACCGGCCACCCCGGCTGACCTCAGCGGCCTGCCGAGCGTGCATTGGGGAGGCGCGCAGCGTGAATATCAGTGGGAATTGTTCGGCGCCGATGGCGCCAGCGCGCTGATTCGTCATGCCCCGCGAATGGTCACCGACGACTTGCTGGCCTTGCGTCACGCCGTGCTCGCCGGCATCGGCATCGCCCACCTGCCAAACGTGGTAGTGCGTGATGACATTGCCGCTGGCCGTTTGGTGGAACTGGTACCGGGCTGGACCCCCAAGTGCGGGATCGTGCACGCAATCTTTCCTTCACGACGCGGACTGCTGCCATCGGTGCGGGCCTTGATCGACTTTCTGGGGGAAGAATTCAGCCACAGTGATATTGCTTAA
- a CDS encoding RHS repeat protein — translation MEHIARIEQELDSFPHTLSLYREQLNHWLSQAADQASHVADLPSLMGMERIISFGNASTVVSSGDDDFISTVVQCPKGGILEIESKFESVYDIPLGNIQVDVIARDGGQSTPVTLDENGKGQFEGLPGKFYRVHVQGEVTPKQVGDLFDSYKGLTNELEGWLRKEWEGFKPQWSQSTFAAAGNGMLAGSWAAVIGVWDSLSLLSDILQDPRKFVERLGSGADELAKLAQTAPEVMAKVQLLASDEAALCLLLRTATLWLEMLPPSEIAGNAAETASYVIVSVLIDILIASALAFTRVGIPAAKAYLTARGLKYGMGLASLAMRFVEATFNILSAFMKYVDQYKAVAVRGVAAGLKKGRMQLRWDAKRNTTLKQNEHHDDSPDQAKNPNGDSATCVPSTCKNGCPVSMVTGEELLTLTDGSLDGILPFDFTRLYRTSAVEIDCGLGFGWSHSLAHRLAMEGDQVIWIDHENRRTTFPLPNHERPAIHNSLSRAAIYLGAEPEELILAQAGDDARFYHFHNGRLTAISDAYNNRLRITRDRQQRIQRLDNGAGRALLLRYERAHLIAVDYQRFVPAQTLAEAWHTEQTLVSYRYDERDQLIEASNAAGESERYDYDNQHVILQRQLAGGASFFWAWERSGKAARCIRHWASFAQMDACYVWDDQGSVTVHNVDGSQEVYVHDDRARLVRKVELDGGEQLKAYDENGRLIAEQDPLGAVTEYRYDDVGRLVALIPPEDEPTAYEYRNGFLHARYRGKAVWKYQRNAQGDVTEATDPDGQITHYHYDPQGRLLSIRYPDTSRHVFVWNALGQLLEETLPDGGQRKFSYDALGRQTTRQDEHGAFTQYQWDAVGRLIQTTLPTGATRAFSYNAYGKITAERDELGRVTRYEYVDDLHLVSRRINPDGTQLQYRYDNAQLLLTEIENESGEKYQLDYTPNGLIRQETGFDGLRTAYSYDLNGHLLEKTEFGADGSQLITAYERDSAGRLLTKTLPDGIQVEYRYNSLGRLTSVDDGHDHPLEFEYDQQDRLITEHQGWGTLRYAYDACGQLNRLRLPDGSKLDYHHAKGGALTAIDLNGARLTTHQFAFGREQNRQQGLLLSEYAYDDQGRLKAHAVSQQQQPLYRRDYAYSANGNLDHIADTRHGQRNYTYDPLNRLTRVRHTRDAPPETFAHDPAGNLLMQDRPGAAKVRGNRLLMQGDRHYDYDDFGNLIRERRGTAQKLVTEYRYDCQHRLIGVTTPDGRCSSYRYDAFGRRIAKTVDGKTTEFFWQGDHLVAESSKEHYRSYVYEPGSFRPLAMLDGKGPKKACPFYYQLDHLGTPQELTDYGGDIIWSAKYNAYGKVTSLKRGAGEQLDQPLRFQGQYFDAESGLHYNRHRYYNPDIGRYLTPDPIKLAGGLNGYQYTPNPTGWVDPLGLSGNCPPPNKPGCSAPDDVAGTKVDEGEPKVSKPKSRPQGFGSEELLIGHYKKHGVEFGAMSKEEYLQIARYVVNKGTRVEYEYKGEIRAGYLQLMGNNRRGEAKFAFVGTNNSLEITTLHTKSGKDFWRAINGDARDKIVRPAND, via the coding sequence ATGGAGCACATCGCCCGCATCGAGCAGGAACTCGACAGCTTCCCGCACACCCTCTCGCTCTATCGCGAACAGCTCAATCACTGGCTCAGCCAGGCCGCCGACCAGGCCAGCCATGTGGCGGATCTGCCTTCGCTGATGGGCATGGAGCGGATCATCAGCTTCGGCAATGCCAGCACCGTCGTGAGCAGTGGCGACGACGACTTTATCTCCACTGTCGTCCAGTGCCCGAAAGGCGGGATTCTGGAAATCGAGAGCAAGTTCGAATCGGTTTATGACATTCCGTTGGGGAACATTCAGGTCGATGTGATTGCCAGGGATGGCGGTCAGTCGACGCCGGTGACGCTCGATGAAAACGGCAAAGGGCAGTTCGAAGGCTTACCCGGCAAGTTCTACCGTGTTCATGTCCAGGGTGAAGTTACTCCGAAGCAAGTCGGTGACCTTTTTGATTCCTACAAAGGCCTGACCAACGAACTGGAGGGCTGGCTACGCAAGGAGTGGGAAGGCTTTAAACCGCAATGGTCGCAATCGACTTTTGCAGCCGCTGGTAACGGCATGCTGGCGGGCAGTTGGGCGGCGGTCATCGGTGTTTGGGACAGCCTCAGCCTGCTCTCGGACATTCTTCAGGATCCCCGCAAGTTCGTTGAACGGCTGGGCAGCGGCGCCGATGAGTTGGCCAAGCTTGCGCAGACAGCGCCGGAGGTCATGGCCAAAGTCCAACTGCTGGCCAGTGACGAAGCGGCGCTCTGTTTACTGTTGCGTACTGCGACTCTCTGGCTGGAAATGCTCCCGCCCAGCGAGATCGCCGGCAACGCGGCAGAGACGGCCAGCTACGTCATTGTCTCGGTGCTGATCGACATTCTGATTGCTTCAGCGCTGGCTTTCACGCGAGTCGGTATACCCGCCGCCAAAGCCTATCTAACAGCTCGCGGGCTCAAATACGGGATGGGGCTGGCCAGTCTCGCGATGCGTTTCGTCGAGGCGACTTTCAATATCCTCAGCGCCTTCATGAAGTACGTCGACCAGTACAAAGCCGTCGCCGTACGCGGTGTGGCAGCGGGTCTGAAAAAAGGTCGGATGCAACTGCGCTGGGATGCCAAACGCAACACCACGCTCAAGCAAAACGAACACCACGACGACTCCCCCGATCAAGCAAAAAACCCCAATGGCGACAGCGCCACTTGCGTGCCGTCCACCTGCAAGAACGGCTGCCCGGTGTCGATGGTCACCGGCGAAGAACTGCTGACCCTCACCGACGGTTCGCTGGACGGCATCCTGCCGTTCGACTTCACCCGGCTCTACCGCACTAGCGCCGTTGAGATCGACTGTGGCCTCGGTTTTGGCTGGAGCCATTCGCTCGCTCATCGACTGGCGATGGAGGGCGATCAGGTCATCTGGATCGACCACGAAAACCGTCGCACCACGTTCCCGCTGCCGAACCACGAACGCCCGGCGATCCACAACAGTCTGTCACGCGCGGCGATTTATCTCGGCGCTGAGCCCGAAGAACTGATCCTGGCCCAGGCTGGCGACGACGCGCGTTTCTACCACTTTCATAACGGTCGGCTGACGGCGATCAGCGACGCCTACAACAACCGCCTGCGCATCACCCGCGACCGCCAGCAGCGCATTCAGCGCCTCGACAACGGCGCCGGCCGCGCCTTGCTGTTGCGCTATGAGCGCGCCCATCTGATCGCCGTCGACTACCAGCGTTTCGTTCCAGCGCAGACCCTCGCCGAGGCCTGGCACACCGAGCAGACGCTGGTCAGTTACCGCTACGACGAACGCGATCAACTGATCGAAGCGAGCAACGCCGCCGGCGAGAGCGAGCGTTACGACTACGACAATCAGCACGTGATTCTGCAGCGGCAACTGGCCGGTGGCGCGAGTTTCTTCTGGGCGTGGGAACGCTCCGGCAAGGCGGCGCGCTGCATCCGGCATTGGGCGTCGTTTGCACAGATGGATGCGTGCTATGTCTGGGACGATCAGGGCAGCGTTACCGTCCACAACGTCGACGGCAGCCAAGAAGTTTACGTCCACGACGACCGGGCGCGGCTGGTGCGCAAGGTCGAGCTGGATGGCGGCGAACAGCTCAAGGCCTATGACGAAAACGGCCGGCTGATTGCCGAGCAGGATCCGCTCGGGGCCGTCACCGAATACCGTTACGACGACGTCGGACGGTTGGTGGCGCTGATTCCACCCGAAGACGAGCCGACGGCCTACGAGTATCGCAACGGTTTCCTGCATGCACGCTATCGCGGTAAAGCGGTGTGGAAGTATCAGCGCAATGCCCAGGGCGATGTCACTGAAGCCACCGATCCCGATGGTCAGATCACCCATTATCACTACGACCCTCAGGGGCGCTTGCTGTCGATCCGTTACCCGGACACCAGTCGGCATGTGTTCGTCTGGAATGCCTTGGGGCAGTTGCTTGAAGAGACCTTGCCGGACGGTGGGCAGCGCAAGTTTTCCTACGATGCGCTGGGGCGGCAGACGACCCGTCAGGACGAACACGGTGCCTTCACCCAGTACCAATGGGATGCCGTCGGCCGACTGATCCAGACGACTTTGCCTACCGGTGCCACTCGTGCCTTCAGCTACAACGCCTACGGCAAGATCACCGCTGAACGTGATGAGCTCGGCCGCGTCACCCGCTACGAATACGTCGACGATCTGCATCTGGTCAGCCGCCGGATCAACCCTGATGGCACCCAGCTCCAGTATCGCTACGACAACGCGCAGCTGTTGCTCACGGAAATCGAAAACGAATCCGGCGAAAAATATCAGCTGGATTACACGCCCAACGGCCTGATCCGACAGGAAACCGGTTTCGACGGCCTCCGTACCGCTTACAGCTACGACCTGAATGGGCACCTGCTGGAGAAAACCGAGTTCGGCGCTGACGGTTCGCAGCTGATCACCGCTTACGAGCGAGATTCGGCCGGCCGGTTGCTGACCAAGACCCTGCCCGACGGCATCCAGGTCGAATACCGCTATAACTCGCTGGGCCGACTGACCAGCGTCGACGATGGCCACGATCATCCGCTGGAATTCGAGTACGACCAGCAGGACCGCCTGATCACCGAGCATCAGGGTTGGGGCACCTTGCGATATGCCTATGACGCCTGCGGCCAGCTCAACCGCCTGCGCCTGCCAGACGGCAGCAAACTCGATTACCACCATGCCAAGGGCGGCGCGCTCACGGCCATCGACCTCAACGGCGCGCGGCTTACCACTCACCAATTTGCCTTCGGCCGCGAACAAAACCGTCAGCAAGGCCTGTTGCTCAGTGAATATGCCTACGACGACCAGGGCCGTCTGAAAGCCCATGCTGTCAGCCAACAGCAACAACCGCTGTATCGCCGCGACTATGCCTACAGCGCCAACGGCAATCTCGACCACATCGCCGACACTCGCCACGGCCAACGCAATTACACCTACGACCCGCTCAACCGCCTGACCCGCGTTCGCCACACCCGCGACGCCCCACCAGAAACCTTCGCCCACGACCCGGCTGGCAACCTGCTGATGCAGGACCGCCCCGGCGCCGCGAAAGTGCGGGGTAATCGCCTGCTCATGCAAGGCGACCGCCACTACGACTACGACGACTTCGGCAACCTGATCCGCGAACGTCGCGGCACCGCGCAGAAACTCGTCACCGAATACCGCTACGACTGCCAGCACCGCCTGATCGGCGTCACCACCCCGGACGGTCGTTGTTCAAGCTACCGCTACGACGCCTTCGGCCGTCGCATCGCCAAAACCGTCGATGGCAAAACCACCGAGTTCTTCTGGCAGGGCGACCACCTCGTCGCTGAAAGCAGCAAGGAGCATTACCGCAGCTACGTCTATGAGCCGGGCAGCTTCCGCCCGCTGGCCATGCTCGACGGCAAAGGCCCGAAAAAAGCCTGCCCGTTTTACTACCAACTCGATCACCTCGGTACGCCGCAGGAACTGACGGATTACGGTGGCGACATCATCTGGTCGGCGAAGTACAACGCCTACGGCAAGGTCACTAGCCTTAAACGCGGAGCGGGTGAGCAGCTCGACCAGCCGCTGCGTTTCCAGGGTCAATACTTCGACGCCGAGAGCGGCCTGCACTACAACCGGCATCGCTACTACAATCCGGATATTGGTCGGTATCTGACGCCGGACCCGATCAAGTTGGCGGGTGGGTTAAACGGGTACCAGTACACCCCGAATCCGACGGGGTGGGTTGATCCGTTGGGGTTGAGCGGGAATTGTCCGCCGCCGAATAAGCCGGGGTGCTCGGCACCGGATGATGTGGCCGGGACTAAGGTTGATGAGGGTGAACCCAAGGTTTCAAAGCCGAAATCGCGTCCTCAAGGTTTCGGTAGTGAAGAGCTGCTTATTGGGCATTATAAAAAACATGGTGTCGAATTCGGGGCTATGAGCAAAGAAGAGTACTTACAAATAGCTCGATACGTTGTGAATAAAGGCACCCGCGTGGAATATGAGTATAAGGGTGAAATTCGGGCAGGGTATTTACAGTTGATGGGTAATAATCGAAGAGGTGAAGCCAAATTTGCATTCGTCGGTACGAACAATAGCCTGGAGATTACGACGTTGCATACAAAAAGCGGAAAAGACTTCTGGAGGGCAATAAACGGTGATGCGCGAGATAAAATTGTGAGACCTGCTAATGACTAA